The Parafrankia irregularis nucleotide sequence CCGGTGGCGGGCCGGTCCAGGCCCCGCTCCCGGCGGGCACGCGCGACCTGCTCACGCTCGCGGGCGACGTCCGCCTGGCTGAGCGCGGCCGAGGTCTCGATGCGGACGGTCAACGGCTGGTCGGCGAGCCCTTCGTGCCGGGCCGTCACCTCCAGGATGCCGTCGAAGCCCATGCGGAACATGATTTCAATCTGGGTTCCGGCAGGATAGCCCGGCGGAATCCCGATGATCTCCGCATTCGTGATGATCTTGTTGTCCTCGATCCGGGTGGATTCCACTCCGCCGGCCTGCTCGACGACATGCACCATCACCGCGTCCTGATCATCGCGGACGGTGCCGAACAGCCGGCGAACGGCAACCGGCAGCCGGTCGTTGCGGTGCACGAGGAAGACCGCGCGCTGGTCGCCGAACCGGTCCAGCGCCAGCACCCCGAAACCCCGCGACACCACGTTGACGACCTGGACCTCGACCGTCCGGCGAACCCGGTCCGCGGGCAGCCCGAGGGCCTCGGCCAACCGGCGGCAGGCAGCGTCCAGATCGGCCGGCGCCGCGGTGTCCACCGAGGCCCCGTCCACCAGCTGGCCGCGGGTCACCAGGTCGGCGGCGACCAGGCGCTCCATCGCCTTCTTCTGGCCGTAGATGGCGGCACCGCGAGCGACAGCCAGATCGGGATCGGTGAGTTCCACCGGCACGGACAGCTCCGCGGCCAGGCGACGGGCGACGGCCGGCATCCGCGACGCCCCGCCGACGAGCAGGACCCGGTCGACACCGCGAACTCCCCGCTCACGGGCGGCGTCGATGGCCGACCGGGTCAGCGCGAGGGTGCGGTCGAGCAGACCGGCGGTCAGGCTCTCCATCTCGTCACGGGTGAGGGTGACGTCCAGAGATCTGCCGCCGTGGCTGACCGTGACCACGGTCGACTCGGCCTGGGTCAGCTCGCGGCGAGCACGCTCGGCGGCGAGTGACAGCTCCTGGGCCGCCTCGCCGTTGTCCAGCGGGTCGTCGGCATCGGGGTGGGCCGCGAGGAAGCGGTCGGAGAGAAAAAGGACGATCTTCTCGTCCCAGTCCGCCCCGCCGAGCTGATGATCGCCATCGGTGGCGACGACGGAGACCCTGCGGTCGGCGAGCTCGACGATGGTCACGTCGAAGGTCCCTCCGCCGAGGTCGTAGACGAGGGCCACCTCCTCGGCGAGCGCCCCCGGCCCGGCGAGTGTCCGCCGGCCCGCGACCTCGAAACGGGCGAACCCGTAGGACAGCGCGGCGGCCGTCGGTTCGTTGATGACATCCACGACGTTCAGGCCGGCGTACTCCCCCGCCAGCACCGTCGCCCTGCGCTCCTCGTCACCGAAGTAGGCGGGGACGGTGATGACCACGTCGCGGACCGGCTCGCCGACGGTCAGGCCGGCATCCGAGACCAGTGCCTTGAGGATCAGTCCGCTCACCGCGGGCGCCGACCACGCCGCCCCGTGCGTCACGAAACGCCAGTCACGGTCGCCCATCCGGCGCTTGACGAGCGAACAGACGTCATCAGGGCGGGCCCGGGCGAGCCGCCGGGCGGTCTCCCCGGTGATGTAGTCGTTCTGACCGACGAAGAGGACCACGCTGGGCAGCGTGGACGACCCGTCCATCAGCGGGACGACCTCGGGATCGCCGGAGCTCGCGACGGTCGCCAGGCAGCTGAAGGTCGTCCCCAGGTCAATACCGAAAACGGTTCCGGCGTTCGCCGCCCGGCCACCTGTATGTCGCGCCACACCCGAAACTTATCCATCCGCACCGGGTCGGGCAGAGAGCGGACTGGGTGACGGCTTCGCGACACCCCCGCCCGTACCGGTCAGCCGAGATCCAGCAGGGCCTCCAGGCCCACCGTGAGACCCAGGTGATCGGCGACGTGGCGCACCGCGAGCAGCACACCCGGCATGAACGAGGCCCGGTCCAACGAGTCGTGCCGAATGGTCAGGGTCTCCCCGGAACCACCGAGCAGGACCTCCTGATGCGCGACGAGCCCACCGAGCCGGACCGCGTGGACCGGGACACCGGCGACCCGGGTACCACGGGCCCCGTCGAGGGCCGAGGTCGTCGCGTCCGGCCCCGCCGGGTCCTGCCCGGCCGCGCGCCGGGCGGCCGAGACGAGCTCGGCGGTGCGGCGCGCCGTCCCGCTGGGCGCGTCGGCCTTGCCGGGGTGATGCAGCTCGACGATCTCCACGGACTCGAAGTAGGGCGCCGCCCGGGCCGCGAAGAGCATCATCAGAACGGCGGCGATACCGAAGTTCGGGGCCACGAAAACCCCGACCGACGGATCGGGGCCCAGCCAGCCGCGCACGGTGGCGAGGCGGTCGTCGTCGAAGCCGGTCGTGCCGACCACCGAGTGGACGCCGTTCTCCACCGCCCACCGCAGGTTGTCCATGACCGTGTCGGGGTGGGTGAAGTCGACCAGCACGTCGGCCTTCGCAAGCCCGGAACGGTCGTCACCGGCGTCGATCTCGGCGACCAGCTCCAGATCGGGAGCCTCGCGAACAGCCCGGCACACCTCGGCACCCATCCGGCCGCGGGATCCAAGCACACCGACAGCGATCACTTCATGCCCCTCATGTGTCCTGCACGCACCATGCCGGCGCCGTACCGCCGTCAGCGGGCGACGGCGGCGCTGAAATCGTGGTCGTCGAACGGGCCGATGACGCCCAGCGCCCACGGCTGGTCCACCAGCTCGCCCGCGAGCGCCCGCACGTCGTCCAGAGTGACAGCCTCGACCCGGGCGAGCACCTCGTCCACCGACAGCAGCTCGCCGTGCACCAGCTCGCTCTTGCCCAGCCGGCTCATCCGCGACCCGGTGTCCTCCAGGTTGAGCACGAGACCCCCGCGGTTCTGGCCCCGGGCGCGGTCGAGCTCCTCCTGGGTGATGCCGTGCTCGGCGATCTGGTGCACCTGCTCGCGGCAGATCTCCAGCACGTCGTCGGCCCGGCCCGGCGTGCAGCCCGCGTAGACCCCGAACAGGCCCGCGTCGGCGAACTGGTTGTCGAACGAGTAGACCGAGTACGCCAGGCCCCGCTTCTCCCGGACCTCCTGGAACAGCCGCGAGCTCATGCCGCCCCCGAGCGCCGTCGACAGCACCCCGAGCGCGTAGCGCCGTGGATCATGCCGGGACAGACCCACCGTGCCGAGCACGACATGCGCCTGCTCGGTGGGCCGCCGGTCCACGACGATGCCCGGCGGCGGAGGGAAGGGATACTGGCCGCGGCGGACGTCCTGCGGCCGCGCGGGCCCGCCGAGGTGGTCGGAGAACGCCCGGACCACCCGGTCCAGGGCCTGGTCGTGCTCGAGGTTCCCGGCGATCGAGATCACGAGCGACGGCGGGGCGTAGCGCTCCCGGTAGTAGTCGAAGATCGTCTCCCGGCCGAGGGCCCCGATCGTGTCGACCGTGCCCAGCACCGGCCGGCCCAGCACCGAGGAACCGAGGACCGCGTCGGCGAAGACGTCGTGGACGACATCGCCGGGATCGTCCTCGTGCATGGCGATCTCCTCGAGGATCACGCCACGCTCGGCCTCGACGTCGTCCGCGGTCACCAGCGAGTTGGCGACCATGTCACAGACGACGTCGACGGCGAGGTCCAGGTCCGAGTCAAGGACCCGGGCGTAGTAGCAGGTGTACTCCTTCGCCGTGAACGCGTTCAGGTCGCCACCGACCGCCTCGATGGCGGCGCTGATCGACAGTGCGTCCCGGCTCGGGGTGCCCTTGAACAGCAGGTGCTCCAGGTAGTGCGAGCAGCCGCCGGTCAGCGGGGTCTCGTCGCGGGAGCCGACCCCCACCCAGACGCCGATGGCCACCGACCGGACGCCGGGCACCTTCTCGGTGATGACCCGCAGGCCGCCGGGCAGCACCGTGCGACGCACGGTGCCGGCCAGCAGCTCCTCGGGCCCGGATCCGGCGGCGAGCAGTTCGGCGACGCGGACCGGCGACGGGTCGGAGGTGGCCTCCGACCCGCGCGGAGCCGGCGGGCGCTCGTCGGACGTGGACAGATCCGTCTCCGTCACAACACTCCTGTCAGGAGGAGGACCCCCGCGGACACAGGGGCCGACTCAGGATTCGGCGGCAACCGCGTCAACGGCCTCCGCGCCAGGCGCCAGGCTGATCTTGCCCCGGGCATCGATCTCCGTGATCTCCACCTGCAGCTTCTGGCCGACGGACAGCACGTCCTCGACCTTCTCCACCCGCTTGCCACCCGCGAGCTGCTTGAGCTTGCTGACGTGCAGCAGGCCGTCCTTGCCCGGCGTCAGCGAGACGAAGGCACCGAAGTTGGTGATCTTCACGATGGTACCGAGGTAACGCTCGCCTACCTCGGGCATCTGCGGGTTGGCGATCGCGTTGATCGCCGAACGGGCGGTCTCGGCGGACGTCCCGTCGGCGGCGCCGATGTAGATCGTGCCGTCGTCCTCGACCGTGATCTCGGCGCCGGAGTCCGCCTGGATCTGGTTGATCATCTTGCCCTTGGGCCCGATGACCTCACCGATCTTGTCAACCGGGATCTTCACCGAGATGACCCGCGGCGCGTGCGTGGACATCTCGTCCGGCGCGCCGATGGCCTCGGCCATCACTTCCAGGATCGTCAGGCGGGCCGCTCGCGCCTGCTGCAGCGCACCGGCCAGCACCGAGGCGGGGATGCCGTCGAGCTTGGTGTCGAGCTGCAGCGCCGTCACGAAGTCGCGGGTGCCGGCGACCTTGAAGTCCATGTCACCGAAGGCGTCCTCGGCTCCGAGGATGTCGGTCAGGGTGACGAACGTGTCGCCCTCCTGGATCAGCCCCATCGCGATGCCGGCCACCGGCGCCTTGAGCGGCACACCGGCGTTCAGCAGCGACAGCGTGCTGGCACACACCGAGCCCATGCTGGTCGAACCGTTGGAGCCCAGCGCCTCGGAGACCTGGCGGATCGCGTAGGGGAACTCCTCGCGGTCCGGCAGCACCGGGAGCAGGGCCCGCTCGGCGAGCGCGCCGTGGCCGATCTCGCGCCGCTTCGGCGAGCCCACCCGGCCCGTCTCACCGGTGGAGTACGGCGGGAAGTTGTAGTTGTGCATGTACCGCTTGGTGCGCTCCGGGTTGAGCGTGTCGACGGTCTGCTCCATCCGCAGCATCGCCAGCGTCGTGACGCCGAGGATCTGCGTCTCGCCCCGCTCGAACAGCGCCGATCCGTGTACCCGCGGGATGTAGTCGACCTCGGCCGACAGCTCCCGGATCTCGGTGGTGGAACGGCCGTCGATGCGCACGCCGTCCGCGACGATCCGGGAACGGACCAGCTTCTTCGTCAGCGCCCGGTAGGCCGGGCCGATCTCCTTGTCGCGCCCCTCGAACTGGCCGGAGACCTTCTCCACGGCCAGCACTCGGACCCGCTCCAGCTCCGCCTCGCGCTCGGCCTTGCCAGCGATGCGCAGCGCCGCCGCCAGCTCCTCGCCGACCGCCGCCGTCAGCGACTCCAGCACGTCGGCGTGGTAGTCGACGAACAGGGGGAAGTCGCGCTGCGGCTTGGCCGTGCCGGCCGCCAGCTCGCTCTGGGCCCGGCACAGCTCGCGGATCGCCGGCTTCGCGGCTTCCAGACCGGCCGCGACGACCTCTTCCGTCGGCGCGGGCGCACCGCCCGCGAGCAGGCCCACCGTCCCCGGCGTGGCCTCCGCCTCGACCATCATGATCGCGACGTCGGAGCCGTCCTCCAGCACCCGGCCGGCCACGACCATGTCGAACGTCGCCCGCTCGAGCTCGGCGTGGGTCGGGAAGGCGATCCACTCACCGTCGACGAAACCGACCCGGGTCGCCCCGATCGGACCGCTGAACGGCAGCCCCGCCAGCATCGTCGACGCGCTCGCCGCGTTGATCGCGACGACGTCGTAGAGGGTCTCCGGATCCAGCGCCAGCACCGTCGCGACGACCTGGATCTCGTTGCGCAGCCCCTTGGCGAACGAGGGCCGCAGCGGTCGGTCGATGAGCCGGCAGGTCAGGATCGCGTCCTCGCTGGGGCGACCCTCCCGGCGGAAGAAGGAACCGGGGATGCGCCCCGCCGCGTACATCCGCTCCTCGACGTCGACCGTGAGCGGGAAGAAGTCCAGCTGCTCCTTCGGCGACCGACTCACCGTCGTCGCCGAGAGGACCATGGTGTCGCCCAGGTAGGCGACCACCGAACCGGCCGCCTGCCGTGCCAGCCGGCCGGTCTCGAACCGCACCGTGCGGGGCCCGGCCGGCGTCGTGATGACCGCCTCGGCCGCCTGTGTCGAGTCGTCCACTCGATACTCCATCCTCTTCGTGGGCCGTGCCCGCGCCATCGAGGATGCCGGTGCTCAGTCGAAGTCTCCCGGGCCCGGCACCGCTACCACTGGCACCGCTCGGGCGGCCACGACCGAGGACCGGCGACTCATGCCGCGCGGACCCGGTCAGGTCCTGCGGCCGCCAGGCGGCCCGATCGCCGCCGGCGGCCCGACGCCCCGGTACCTACCCCGGATGCGCCGGAGGGAGCGCCACCCGGCGCTCCCTCTTGTTTGCTATCGACGCAGACCGAGTCGCTCGATCAGTGCGCGATAGCGGTTGATGTCCGTCTTCGCCAGGTAGTTCAGCAGGCGGCGTCGGCGCCCGACGAGCAGCAGCAGCCCGCGTCGACTGTGGTGGTCGTGCTTGTGGACCTTCAGGTGCTCGGTCAGGTCACTGATGCGACGGGTCAGCATCGCCACCTGGACCTCGGGCGAACCCGTGTCCCGTTCGACCGTGGCGTAGTCCGACATGATCTTCTGCTTGACGTCGCTTGAGAGCGGCACGCTCCACCTCGTTCCTCGTCTGGGACGGCGCGCGCCCGGGGTCTTCTGCACCCGAGCCTCCTGCCGGTGTAGGCCTGGCGAACCGTCGCCCCACGCCCACCGACCCCCGGGGCCATCGGCACCACACCGAACCCGCCCCTACGATCGCCGGACCTCGACGACAGCTGAGCGCCATCAGCCACGCTGCGCACCACCACCTGCACCCGGCCCCACCCTCGGTGTCTCCACCGCAGTGTCTCCACCGCGGGGCTCCCCCGCAGTGGACCGGGCACCACCAGTTGCACCACGCAAAACAAGCTGTGAACCATCAGCAACCGCCGCGAGCCAACCATTCGGCACGCCGTCACCGGACACACCGCTCCCGCTTGAAGGGCAAGCCTATCAACCCCCGGGGGGCCGCCCGGACACCGACCGAGCGCTTTCCGTCGTCGACTCGGACCCGCGGCCTCCTCGATCGTGGACCGTGCGACGGAAAAGCCTCCCTGTCAGACGGGCAGGGTGGCCGACCGGGTCGCGTCCACATCTCGCCCCATCTGCTCGACAAGCTCGTCGACGGAGTCGAACCGCAGAGTGGGACGCAACCTGCGGGTGAACTCGTAGGTCATGTACTCGCCATAAAGGTCGCCGTCGAAGTCCAGCAGGAACGCCTCGACCCGGCGGTCCCGCCCCTCGAACGTCGGGTTCGTCCCGATCGAGATCGCGGCGGCCCGGCGCTGGTCGGACCAGCTCGCGAAACCGGCGTAGACGCCGTCGTCAGGAATCGCGGACCACGGCGCGCACTGCAGGTTCGCCGTCGGGTAGCCGATCGTCCTGCCACGCGCGTCGCCGTGCACGACGACGCCCTCCACCCGGTGCGGCCGCCCCAGCGCCGCCGCGGCGCCCTCGACGTCCCCAGCGGCCACCCGCCGCCGGATCTCGGTCGAGGAGAGCACCTTCTCGTCCGCGCGGACGAGCCCGATGCCCTCCACCTCGAAGCCCTCCGCCCGCCCGTCGCGGGCCAGGCTCTCGACGTTGCCGGCCGCCCGGTGGCCGTAGGTGAAGTTCTCCCCCACCACCACGGTCGTCGCACGCAGCCGCCCGACCAGAACCTGGCGGACGAACTCCTCCGCCGGGATCCGGCTGAACTCCAGGGTGAACGGGGCGACGCACAGCGCGTCGACGCCGATCGCGGCCAGCAGCTCCGCCTTGTACCGCAGCGTGGTCAGCTGGGCGGGATGGGTACCGGGACGGAGAACCTCCGCCGGGTGCGGGTCGAAGGTCAGCACCGTCGACCGTTGCCCGCGCTGGCGCGCGAGCTCGACCGCCCTGCCCACGATCCGGCGGTGCCCCAGGTGAACACCGTCGAAGAAGCCAATGGTGACGACTCCCCCCGGCCAGTCCTGGGGGGTGTTCTCCACTCCGCGCCAACGTCGCACCTGCCGAAGCCTAGGGCATCGCGAGTCGATCTTCGATCGCCGTTCGGGGCAACGGGGTGACC carries:
- a CDS encoding bifunctional riboflavin kinase/FAD synthetase: MRRWRGVENTPQDWPGGVVTIGFFDGVHLGHRRIVGRAVELARQRGQRSTVLTFDPHPAEVLRPGTHPAQLTTLRYKAELLAAIGVDALCVAPFTLEFSRIPAEEFVRQVLVGRLRATTVVVGENFTYGHRAAGNVESLARDGRAEGFEVEGIGLVRADEKVLSSTEIRRRVAAGDVEGAAAALGRPHRVEGVVVHGDARGRTIGYPTANLQCAPWSAIPDDGVYAGFASWSDQRRAAAISIGTNPTFEGRDRRVEAFLLDFDGDLYGEYMTYEFTRRLRPTLRFDSVDELVEQMGRDVDATRSATLPV
- a CDS encoding Hsp70 family protein yields the protein MARHTGGRAANAGTVFGIDLGTTFSCLATVASSGDPEVVPLMDGSSTLPSVVLFVGQNDYITGETARRLARARPDDVCSLVKRRMGDRDWRFVTHGAAWSAPAVSGLILKALVSDAGLTVGEPVRDVVITVPAYFGDEERRATVLAGEYAGLNVVDVINEPTAAALSYGFARFEVAGRRTLAGPGALAEEVALVYDLGGGTFDVTIVELADRRVSVVATDGDHQLGGADWDEKIVLFLSDRFLAAHPDADDPLDNGEAAQELSLAAERARRELTQAESTVVTVSHGGRSLDVTLTRDEMESLTAGLLDRTLALTRSAIDAARERGVRGVDRVLLVGGASRMPAVARRLAAELSVPVELTDPDLAVARGAAIYGQKKAMERLVAADLVTRGQLVDGASVDTAAPADLDAACRRLAEALGLPADRVRRTVEVQVVNVVSRGFGVLALDRFGDQRAVFLVHRNDRLPVAVRRLFGTVRDDQDAVMVHVVEQAGGVESTRIEDNKIITNAEIIGIPPGYPAGTQIEIMFRMGFDGILEVTARHEGLADQPLTVRIETSAALSQADVAREREQVARARRERGLDRPATGGPDPLRKKPRDGDSGGLGGLGGSPGWP
- the dapB gene encoding 4-hydroxy-tetrahydrodipicolinate reductase; its protein translation is MIAVGVLGSRGRMGAEVCRAVREAPDLELVAEIDAGDDRSGLAKADVLVDFTHPDTVMDNLRWAVENGVHSVVGTTGFDDDRLATVRGWLGPDPSVGVFVAPNFGIAAVLMMLFAARAAPYFESVEIVELHHPGKADAPSGTARRTAELVSAARRAAGQDPAGPDATTSALDGARGTRVAGVPVHAVRLGGLVAHQEVLLGGSGETLTIRHDSLDRASFMPGVLLAVRHVADHLGLTVGLEALLDLG
- a CDS encoding M16 family metallopeptidase — its product is MTETDLSTSDERPPAPRGSEATSDPSPVRVAELLAAGSGPEELLAGTVRRTVLPGGLRVITEKVPGVRSVAIGVWVGVGSRDETPLTGGCSHYLEHLLFKGTPSRDALSISAAIEAVGGDLNAFTAKEYTCYYARVLDSDLDLAVDVVCDMVANSLVTADDVEAERGVILEEIAMHEDDPGDVVHDVFADAVLGSSVLGRPVLGTVDTIGALGRETIFDYYRERYAPPSLVISIAGNLEHDQALDRVVRAFSDHLGGPARPQDVRRGQYPFPPPPGIVVDRRPTEQAHVVLGTVGLSRHDPRRYALGVLSTALGGGMSSRLFQEVREKRGLAYSVYSFDNQFADAGLFGVYAGCTPGRADDVLEICREQVHQIAEHGITQEELDRARGQNRGGLVLNLEDTGSRMSRLGKSELVHGELLSVDEVLARVEAVTLDDVRALAGELVDQPWALGVIGPFDDHDFSAAVAR
- the rpsO gene encoding 30S ribosomal protein S15: MPLSSDVKQKIMSDYATVERDTGSPEVQVAMLTRRISDLTEHLKVHKHDHHSRRGLLLLVGRRRRLLNYLAKTDINRYRALIERLGLRR
- a CDS encoding polyribonucleotide nucleotidyltransferase is translated as MDDSTQAAEAVITTPAGPRTVRFETGRLARQAAGSVVAYLGDTMVLSATTVSRSPKEQLDFFPLTVDVEERMYAAGRIPGSFFRREGRPSEDAILTCRLIDRPLRPSFAKGLRNEIQVVATVLALDPETLYDVVAINAASASTMLAGLPFSGPIGATRVGFVDGEWIAFPTHAELERATFDMVVAGRVLEDGSDVAIMMVEAEATPGTVGLLAGGAPAPTEEVVAAGLEAAKPAIRELCRAQSELAAGTAKPQRDFPLFVDYHADVLESLTAAVGEELAAALRIAGKAEREAELERVRVLAVEKVSGQFEGRDKEIGPAYRALTKKLVRSRIVADGVRIDGRSTTEIRELSAEVDYIPRVHGSALFERGETQILGVTTLAMLRMEQTVDTLNPERTKRYMHNYNFPPYSTGETGRVGSPKRREIGHGALAERALLPVLPDREEFPYAIRQVSEALGSNGSTSMGSVCASTLSLLNAGVPLKAPVAGIAMGLIQEGDTFVTLTDILGAEDAFGDMDFKVAGTRDFVTALQLDTKLDGIPASVLAGALQQARAARLTILEVMAEAIGAPDEMSTHAPRVISVKIPVDKIGEVIGPKGKMINQIQADSGAEITVEDDGTIYIGAADGTSAETARSAINAIANPQMPEVGERYLGTIVKITNFGAFVSLTPGKDGLLHVSKLKQLAGGKRVEKVEDVLSVGQKLQVEITEIDARGKISLAPGAEAVDAVAAES